In Daucus carota subsp. sativus chromosome 4, DH1 v3.0, whole genome shotgun sequence, one DNA window encodes the following:
- the LOC108219446 gene encoding uncharacterized protein LOC108219446: MKMKRVAVDASSNGEARTKSRLQSLMQDYQELQKEVESSRSKLKNIKQRKGTLQAEVRFLRRRYKYLVNSKSMSQERGKELMQGKDPRKRFAKVENFNRKEAALRALPPVFKPSNNIKVYTGNEISLQSKISSFVANRKGKHQGGKNVTRFYPTPSNLNPEGRSYKGKEVVSHEIPITMIDLNKQEPTYNGIGLAAMHTPASVLDLTLNEATFSSKQTTDKSRAPIFDLNQELVEEEEFQDNSEMARQDMLSDLHLSLCRNAGDSSSRVVKRKISWQDPVALRV; encoded by the exons GTCAAGGCTTCAAAGTTTGATGCAAGACTACCAAGAATTGCAAAAA GAGGTTGAATCCTCTAGAAGCAAGTTGAAAAACATCAAACAGAGGAAGGGGACATTGCAAGCAGAAGTACG ATTTCTGAGACGAAGATACAAGTACTTAGTAAATAGCAAATCTATGAGCCAAGAGCGGGGTAAGGAACTTATGCAAGGAAAagatccaaggaaaaggtttgCGAAGGTTGAGAATTTCAATAGGAAAGAGGCTGCTTTAAGAGCCTTGCCCCCGGTTTTCAAACCAAGCAACAATATAAAAGTATATACTGGAAATGAGATTTCATTGCAGAGCAAAATTTCAAGTTTTGTTGCAAACCGTAAGGGAAAGCATCAAGGTGGAAAGAATGTAACTCGCTTTTATCCCACCCCCTCAAATTTAAACCCCGAGGGAAGGTCATACAAGGGCAAAGAAGTAGTATCTCATGAAATTCCTATAACAATGATTGATTTGAACAAGCAAGAGCCTACATATAACGGGATTGGTCTAGCAGCTATGCATACTCCAGCTTCAGTTCTTGATCTAActctaaatgaagctacatttaGTAGCAAACAGACCACAGACAAAAGTCGAGCTCCCATTTTTGACTTGAACCAGGAGCTG GTGGAAGAAGAAGAATTCCAGGATAACTCTGAGATGGCGAGGCAAGACATGCTATCTGATCTGCATTTATCTCTATGTAGAAATGCAGGAGACAGTTCGAGTCGTGTTGTGAAGAGAAAGATCTCGTGGCAAGATCCAGTTGCTTTGAGGGTGTAA
- the LOC108216066 gene encoding UPF0057 membrane protein At4g30650: MSSGLALFCEIIIAILLPPLGVCLKTGCCTVEVLICVVLTILGYVPGIIYALYAILFTHRHTDPDHYTAVA, from the exons ATGAGTTCGGGACTTGCACTATTCTGCGAGATCATAATCGCCATCTTGCTTCCTCCCCTCGGAGTCTGCCTCAAAACCGGCTGTTGCACC GTAGAAGTGTTGATATGCGTGGTGTTGACGATATTAGGATACGTTCCCGGGATAATATACGCGCTCTACGCTATTCTCTTTACGCATCGTCACACGGATCCTGACCATTACACTGCGGTTGCTTAG
- the LOC108216067 gene encoding UPF0057 membrane protein At2g24040-like: MSGCALFCEVIIAILLPPLGVCLRQGCCSVEFFICIVLTILGYVPGIIYALYAILCVDRDMYRGEYYTLA, from the exons ATGTCAGGCTGTGCTCTCTTTTGCGAAGTCATCATCGCCATCTTGCTTCCTCCTCTCGGCGTCTGCCTCCGTCAAGGCTGCTGCTCC GTCGAATTCTTCATATGCATAGTGTTGACCATATTAGGTTACGTCCCTGGCATCATTTACGCTCTCTACGCTATTCTCTGCGTCGATCGTGATATGTATCGCGGCGAGTACTACACTCTTGCATAG